In the Clostridium beijerinckii genome, one interval contains:
- a CDS encoding VTT domain-containing protein, with the protein MSKLFKGIVIIFWISILFVFLKYQLYSDGVNKIIFFLNTYGKFSAILFFIIASLRIFTLIPCTIFIIIGGILFNPYEAFILTATANLLSEILLFFFARLTFGMSYQNKIVNKYPKIYNMIKKNNVQLLALGVSSPVVPTDIICFFSVLAEISFIKYTLTIFFADTPIILLYTFLGISIKYSLCVFAVMLFIIILVNYFNFKKWSNQTN; encoded by the coding sequence ATGAGTAAGCTATTCAAGGGTATTGTTATTATATTTTGGATATCTATCTTATTTGTTTTTCTTAAATATCAATTATATAGTGATGGAGTTAATAAGATAATATTTTTTTTAAATACATATGGAAAATTCAGTGCAATTTTATTTTTCATAATTGCATCACTAAGAATTTTCACACTAATTCCTTGTACAATTTTTATAATTATTGGCGGAATATTATTTAATCCATATGAAGCATTTATTTTAACTGCAACAGCGAATTTATTAAGTGAAATTCTATTATTTTTCTTTGCAAGACTTACGTTTGGAATGAGTTACCAGAATAAAATAGTAAATAAATATCCCAAAATATACAACATGATAAAAAAAAATAATGTGCAACTTCTAGCTTTAGGGGTATCTTCACCAGTTGTTCCCACCGACATTATTTGTTTTTTTTCTGTATTAGCTGAAATTAGCTTTATTAAATATACTTTAACAATATTTTTTGCAGATACACCAATAATTTTGCTTTATACATTTTTAGGAATTAGTATAAAGTATTCGTTATGCGTATTTGCTGTTATGCTTTTTATTATCATACTAGTTAATTATTTTAATTTCAAAAAATGGAGTAATCAAACTAATTAA
- a CDS encoding leucine-rich repeat domain-containing protein, with amino-acid sequence MRRNRVKKIAILAVFLCINSIPVITYAKDARISGEVVEKSGVEINDNWLTEEVAKQLSKKVDNLTEADFLNIKKIDLSHKRVGNNIPEEIKMLKNLEYLNLNSCYIYEDIPDYLGDLPRLTYLDLGNNQLKRLPKNITQKIVNGTYTYCDVEGNKFRLDKGWYFLKGKWCYLDRNGNRLKGTETIDGKEYQFNDDGNVKDGWESDKDKNWYYYDRINGAIKNDWKQISGNWYYFDKDGKMEKGLQTIKGAKYFFNDNGAMATGWVKIDNSYYYFSGSGAMQYGWLTLNDKIYYLDGTSGIMASGDTVINGKKYRFSSDGSLIKNVWIDNYTYVNPSGETVNTSSNYSHSGTNYQLFKYMTNVNNQLSVDSTAVALHDGITSNNCVYFTSEALRRIGVNIPTSTANTYQLENILKNMGFVYSYDFSQIKPGDIVFTNNYTHVYIFMGWDKDGYAYIVDNQRTSFGNSVLHKRLILQDTATTDRATHFFYYPY; translated from the coding sequence ATGCGACGCAATAGAGTAAAAAAAATAGCAATATTAGCAGTATTTTTATGTATTAATAGTATTCCAGTAATAACTTATGCAAAAGACGCAAGGATTAGTGGGGAAGTTGTAGAAAAGAGTGGTGTTGAAATTAATGACAACTGGCTTACAGAAGAAGTGGCCAAGCAGTTAAGTAAAAAAGTGGACAACTTAACAGAAGCAGATTTTTTGAATATCAAAAAAATTGATTTAAGCCATAAAAGAGTTGGTAATAATATACCGGAAGAAATAAAGATGTTAAAGAATCTAGAGTATCTAAACTTAAATTCTTGCTATATATATGAAGATATTCCTGATTATTTGGGAGATTTACCTAGATTAACTTATTTAGATTTAGGAAATAATCAATTAAAGAGATTACCTAAAAATATAACTCAAAAAATAGTAAATGGTACTTATACTTATTGCGATGTTGAAGGAAATAAGTTTAGGTTAGATAAGGGGTGGTATTTTTTAAAGGGTAAATGGTGCTATCTGGATAGAAATGGAAATAGGCTTAAAGGAACTGAAACTATCGATGGTAAGGAATATCAGTTCAATGACGATGGTAATGTAAAAGATGGTTGGGAAAGCGATAAGGATAAGAATTGGTACTATTATGATAGAATAAATGGAGCAATAAAAAATGATTGGAAGCAGATATCTGGAAATTGGTATTACTTTGATAAAGATGGAAAAATGGAAAAAGGATTGCAAACAATAAAGGGTGCTAAATACTTTTTCAATGATAATGGAGCAATGGCAACTGGATGGGTAAAGATAGACAATAGCTATTATTATTTTTCAGGATCAGGAGCAATGCAATATGGATGGTTAACTTTAAATGATAAGATATACTATCTGGATGGTACGTCAGGTATAATGGCATCAGGGGATACGGTTATAAACGGTAAAAAATATAGATTTTCTAGTGATGGTTCATTAATTAAAAATGTGTGGATAGATAATTATACATATGTTAATCCTAGCGGTGAAACAGTGAATACTTCCTCTAATTATTCGCATTCAGGTACAAACTATCAGCTATTTAAATATATGACTAATGTAAATAATCAATTAAGTGTAGATAGTACTGCTGTTGCATTGCATGACGGAATTACTAGTAATAACTGCGTATATTTTACATCTGAAGCGTTAAGAAGAATAGGTGTTAATATACCAACTTCAACAGCAAATACATATCAGTTAGAGAACATATTAAAGAATATGGGATTTGTCTATAGTTATGATTTCTCTCAGATTAAACCAGGAGATATTGTATTTACAAATAATTATACTCATGTTTATATTTTTATGGGTTGGGATAAAGATGGATATGCTTATATTGTAGATAACCAAAGGACAAGCTTTGGAAATTCGGTATTACATAAAAGGCTTATTCTTCAAGATACTGCGACAACAGATAGAGCTACTCATTTCTTCTATTATCCATATTAA
- a CDS encoding ABC transporter ATP-binding protein: MSKNIIEMKDITKSFYIGTPNQLNILKGIDISVKEGEFVAIVGSSGSGKSTLMNIIGALDRATSGNYILDGTNINEISDNGLSEVRNKQIGFVFQTYNLIPRSSALKNVELPMLYYGMSKKDRRIRAEELLDLVGMKDRMSHQPNELSGGQKQRVAIARALANDPSIILADEPTGALDSTTGRLVMDLFHKVHEQEGKTIVFITHNSELAEETERIITLKDGNIISEKKNDMYYRRFPKEDKVCL, encoded by the coding sequence TTGAGTAAAAATATAATAGAAATGAAAGACATTACAAAAAGCTTCTATATTGGAACTCCAAATCAATTAAATATTTTAAAAGGAATTGATATTAGTGTAAAAGAAGGAGAATTTGTAGCAATAGTTGGTTCATCTGGTTCTGGAAAAAGTACATTAATGAATATTATAGGAGCACTTGATAGAGCAACTTCTGGGAACTATATTTTAGATGGTACAAATATCAATGAAATATCTGATAATGGTTTATCTGAAGTAAGAAATAAACAAATAGGTTTTGTATTTCAGACATATAATCTAATTCCAAGAAGTTCAGCTTTGAAAAATGTGGAATTGCCAATGCTTTACTATGGAATGAGTAAAAAAGATAGAAGAATACGTGCAGAAGAACTTTTAGATCTTGTTGGAATGAAAGATAGAATGTCTCATCAACCCAATGAACTGTCAGGAGGACAAAAGCAGAGAGTGGCTATTGCTAGAGCATTAGCTAATGATCCAAGTATAATACTTGCGGATGAGCCTACAGGTGCACTTGATTCAACAACTGGAAGATTGGTTATGGATTTGTTTCATAAAGTTCATGAACAGGAAGGCAAAACCATTGTATTTATAACCCATAATAGCGAACTTGCGGAGGAAACAGAAAGAATTATAACTTTGAAGGATGGAAATATAATATCTGAAAAAAAGAATGATATGTACTACAGAAGATTTCCAAAAGAGGACAAAGTATGTTTATAA
- the hisC gene encoding histidinol-phosphate transaminase, producing MSKYWNDKVREIEPYVPGEQPKDRKYIKLNTNENPYPPSDKVLEAMRNAVNDDLKLYPDPTCSELISEIANYYKLDENEIFIGNGSDEILAFSFMTFFSKNKKILFPDISYTFYKVYAELFDLNYELVKLDDNFDIPLEELKKTNGGVIIPNPNAPTGKYINTESLKSLIEANKDRVVIIDEAYIDFGGQSMVKYIHEYDNLLVIQTLSKSRSLAGLRVGFALGHKDLIEGLNRIKNSINSYTIDRVALAGAKAAIQDSKYFEEITKKIVKTREKVVKELEKLDFRVLKSKSNFVFASHNSASGKFIYENLKCQGILVRYFDKERIDNFLRITIGTDEEMDILIGKLRFILSNN from the coding sequence ATGAGTAAATATTGGAATGATAAAGTTAGAGAAATAGAGCCTTATGTGCCTGGGGAGCAGCCTAAGGATAGAAAGTACATAAAACTAAATACGAATGAGAATCCGTATCCACCATCAGATAAAGTTTTAGAAGCCATGAGGAACGCGGTTAATGATGACTTGAAACTTTATCCAGATCCAACATGTAGTGAGTTAATAAGTGAAATAGCTAATTATTATAAGTTAGATGAGAATGAAATATTTATAGGAAATGGTTCGGATGAGATTTTGGCATTTTCGTTTATGACTTTCTTTTCAAAGAACAAAAAAATATTATTTCCAGATATAAGTTATACTTTCTATAAGGTTTATGCTGAACTTTTTGATTTAAATTATGAATTAGTAAAATTAGACGATAATTTTGATATACCATTGGAAGAGCTAAAAAAGACAAATGGTGGAGTAATAATACCAAATCCTAATGCTCCAACAGGAAAATATATAAATACAGAAAGCTTAAAAAGTTTAATTGAAGCTAATAAAGATAGAGTAGTAATTATTGATGAAGCTTATATAGATTTTGGTGGCCAGTCAATGGTTAAATATATACATGAATATGATAATCTTTTAGTAATTCAAACATTATCAAAATCACGTTCATTAGCAGGATTAAGAGTTGGATTTGCGCTAGGTCATAAAGATTTAATAGAGGGATTAAACAGAATTAAAAATAGCATAAATTCTTATACTATAGATAGAGTGGCTTTAGCTGGGGCTAAAGCAGCTATTCAAGATAGTAAATATTTTGAGGAAATAACTAAGAAAATAGTAAAAACAAGAGAAAAAGTGGTCAAGGAATTAGAAAAATTAGATTTTAGAGTTTTAAAGTCAAAATCAAATTTTGTTTTTGCTAGTCATAACAGTGCTTCTGGGAAGTTTATTTATGAGAATTTGAAATGTCAAGGAATACTAGTAAGATATTTTGATAAAGAAAGAATAGATAATTTTTTGAGAATAACAATAGGAACCGATGAAGAAATGGATATTTTAATTGGAAAATTAAGATTTATTTTGAGTAATAATTAA
- a CDS encoding efflux RND transporter periplasmic adaptor subunit, with product MKLLFNKKTLANKEIMETTEASKKKFLTKKKVISLVAILVVLAIGAGIYKVKFAKTKVTQSSVKYTTLKKTNIATTISSSGAIKSGDSTNIYSNLEYNVASINVSVGDVVKKGDVLATIDTSTLQEQLAEAEQTLNANEQKNQLSLTSAKQKYDNLQYLHDNNLQTDIINAEKSVDSAKLDMEDKSKVYEYDKVMFQNGEISQQDLNTAKTNYENSKGVYDKSTVALEAAKVNSDQALSEAKTAYESAQAAANDKSNRLAYEDKKKKLQDAQVVATVDGTVTNVNAVVGIQASGALFVIQDLDNLIVNASVDETDVAKVKVGQKAQITTDASGSDIIDAEVLSVEPVSSTASASTSTTSSSNGKTSTSTSSTSNTTSSDVSFTVKVQLTGKNDKVKVGMNSVVNIITDEKDDIYSVPYGAVINNSGQNEVYAAVEQGGKYIVKEIPVTKGIESNANVEIDGSDLSDGMIILNEPTSYKVGDPVEINSRKTK from the coding sequence TTGAAGCTTTTATTTAATAAAAAAACTTTAGCTAATAAAGAAATTATGGAAACAACTGAAGCAAGCAAGAAAAAATTTTTAACTAAAAAGAAAGTTATAAGTTTAGTTGCGATATTAGTTGTTTTAGCAATAGGAGCAGGTATTTATAAGGTTAAATTTGCTAAAACGAAAGTAACACAAAGCAGCGTTAAGTATACAACTCTTAAGAAAACAAATATTGCTACAACAATTAGTTCATCAGGCGCTATAAAGAGTGGAGATTCAACTAATATATATTCAAATTTAGAATATAATGTTGCATCAATTAATGTTTCAGTTGGAGATGTAGTAAAAAAAGGGGATGTGCTTGCAACAATAGATACATCAACTCTTCAAGAACAACTTGCTGAGGCAGAACAAACTCTAAATGCAAATGAGCAAAAAAATCAGTTATCATTAACAAGTGCAAAACAAAAATATGACAATTTGCAGTATTTACATGATAATAACTTACAAACTGATATAATAAATGCAGAAAAATCTGTTGATAGTGCAAAACTCGATATGGAAGATAAGAGTAAAGTTTATGAATATGATAAGGTCATGTTTCAAAATGGCGAAATCTCTCAGCAAGATCTAAATACAGCAAAAACCAATTATGAAAATTCCAAAGGAGTTTATGATAAATCAACAGTTGCATTAGAAGCAGCAAAAGTTAATTCTGATCAAGCATTATCTGAAGCAAAAACAGCTTATGAATCTGCTCAAGCAGCAGCTAATGATAAGAGTAATAGACTTGCATATGAAGACAAGAAAAAGAAATTGCAAGATGCTCAGGTTGTAGCGACTGTAGATGGGACAGTAACTAATGTAAATGCTGTAGTAGGTATACAAGCATCTGGGGCATTATTTGTAATTCAGGATTTAGACAATTTAATTGTTAATGCGAGTGTTGATGAAACAGATGTCGCAAAAGTAAAAGTGGGACAAAAAGCTCAAATAACAACGGATGCTTCAGGTTCTGATATTATTGATGCAGAAGTTTTAAGTGTTGAACCAGTTTCTAGTACTGCCAGTGCGAGTACAAGTACAACTAGTAGTAGTAACGGTAAAACTAGCACTAGTACTAGTAGCACTAGTAATACGACAAGCAGTGATGTATCTTTCACAGTTAAGGTACAGTTAACCGGTAAAAATGATAAGGTGAAAGTAGGTATGAATTCAGTAGTAAATATTATCACAGATGAAAAAGATGATATTTATTCAGTACCATATGGAGCAGTAATTAATAACAGTGGACAAAACGAGGTTTATGCAGCAGTTGAACAGGGTGGGAAATATATCGTTAAGGAGATTCCAGTAACTAAAGGTATAGAATCAAATGCAAATGTTGAAATTGATGGTTCTGATCTATCAGATGGAATGATTATACTTAATGAACCAACAAGCTATAAAGTTGGTGATCCAGTAGAAATAAATTCTAGAAAAACAAAGTAG
- a CDS encoding GTP-binding protein: MKVQVDIFSGFLGAGKTMLIKKLLSEKVYDSNTVIIENEFGEVGIDGDILKESNIEIKEINSGCICCQVSGNFGEAVLEVIGKYNPNNIIIEPSGVAKLSEILNILQEKKFQHELEIRNIFTLIDIRNYDMYLKNFKEFYENQIKRAKTIVLSRSQLVDNKKIDTTIDSIRKLNLKAKIIYKPWELLKGSDFLSTNVINEKRKIFAANSSTSSSASKQMRREVNHSANEIFESYPIDLEENISMLEIQKKFEFISTNDKFGRIIRAKGVFKANDGEYYQFDYVPNEFKSRKIRWSNKKVVSIIGSELNKRELERLFIRQI; the protein is encoded by the coding sequence ATGAAAGTTCAAGTTGATATATTTTCAGGTTTTTTAGGTGCTGGAAAGACAATGTTAATCAAAAAGTTATTGTCAGAAAAGGTTTATGATAGCAATACGGTTATTATAGAAAATGAGTTCGGAGAAGTTGGAATAGACGGAGACATATTAAAAGAAAGTAATATTGAAATTAAGGAAATAAATTCTGGATGCATTTGTTGTCAGGTATCTGGAAATTTTGGAGAAGCTGTTTTAGAAGTTATAGGTAAGTATAATCCGAACAATATAATAATTGAACCCTCAGGAGTAGCAAAATTAAGTGAGATATTAAATATTCTCCAAGAAAAGAAGTTTCAGCATGAGCTCGAAATTAGAAATATTTTTACTTTAATTGATATTAGAAATTATGATATGTATTTGAAAAATTTTAAGGAATTTTATGAGAATCAAATAAAAAGAGCAAAAACTATAGTTTTAAGCAGAAGTCAACTTGTAGATAATAAAAAAATTGATACAACTATAGATTCTATAAGAAAGTTAAATTTGAAAGCTAAAATAATATATAAACCATGGGAGTTGTTAAAAGGAAGTGATTTTCTTAGTACAAATGTAATAAATGAAAAAAGAAAAATTTTTGCTGCAAATTCTAGTACTAGCTCTAGCGCAAGTAAGCAGATGAGAAGAGAAGTAAATCATAGTGCAAATGAAATTTTTGAAAGTTATCCTATAGATCTTGAAGAAAATATAAGTATGCTTGAAATTCAAAAAAAATTCGAATTTATTTCAACTAATGATAAGTTCGGAAGAATAATAAGAGCTAAAGGTGTTTTTAAAGCAAACGATGGAGAATATTATCAATTTGATTATGTACCTAATGAATTTAAAAGTAGGAAAATTAGATGGTCAAATAAGAAAGTGGTTTCAATAATTGGTAGTGAGTTAAATAAAAGGGAATTAGAACGTCTATTTATTAGGCAAATATAA
- a CDS encoding manganese efflux pump encodes MILISPLLLAISTNIVTLSFFLSYGIKKIHLSKSNSILLAIVTSASTFVSMYIGKLILPLIDPKVSNIFGAILLSYIGISFIVENIRLEKKRLGYDTSFYYESSFKYKNLLEDSYILNLDNSHNINLRKCLALSISLSVNNICTNFAASITGVNLSISVFLNFIISILFVYIGYFNRNINFSKYLIRYSNFISGIVLIAFGIYEIFV; translated from the coding sequence ATGATTCTTATATCACCTCTTTTACTAGCTATTTCAACAAATATAGTAACATTATCATTTTTTTTATCTTATGGAATTAAGAAAATACATTTATCTAAATCAAATAGTATTTTACTTGCAATAGTAACTTCTGCTAGTACATTTGTTTCTATGTATATTGGTAAATTAATTCTGCCCTTAATAGATCCTAAGGTCAGTAATATATTTGGTGCTATTCTTTTAAGTTATATTGGTATTTCTTTTATAGTTGAGAATATTCGCTTAGAAAAAAAACGTCTTGGTTACGATACTTCCTTTTATTATGAAAGTTCTTTTAAATATAAAAACCTCTTGGAGGATTCTTATATTCTAAATTTAGATAACTCTCATAATATAAATCTAAGAAAATGTTTAGCTCTTTCCATCTCACTATCTGTAAACAATATTTGTACAAATTTTGCTGCAAGTATAACAGGTGTTAATCTTAGTATAAGTGTATTTTTAAATTTTATTATTTCTATCTTATTTGTATATATAGGCTACTTTAATCGAAATATCAATTTTTCAAAATATTTGATTAGATATTCAAATTTTATTTCTGGAATTGTATTAATCGCTTTCGGAATTTATGAAATATTTGTTTAA
- a CDS encoding HAD family hydrolase → MKAFIFDMDGVIIDSEPIHFEVDMQTIRELGCDISEKELEKYVGSTNEYMYTDIKENYNIKKSLEEIIDYKVELTKMKIIESHLEPIDGIKELLIELKNRNIPAAIASSSPKDLIDIVVSKFKLQEYFKYIISGEEVKRGKPSPDIYIETSKKLGISPKECVVIEDSRNGVFAAKDAKMNCIGFKNINSGNQDLSKADMIVNSIRDIDLSNILENHII, encoded by the coding sequence ATGAAAGCATTTATATTTGATATGGATGGAGTAATTATTGATAGTGAACCAATTCATTTTGAGGTGGATATGCAAACAATAAGAGAATTAGGTTGTGATATTTCAGAAAAAGAATTGGAAAAATACGTAGGATCAACAAATGAATATATGTATACGGATATAAAGGAAAATTACAATATAAAAAAATCACTGGAAGAAATAATAGACTATAAAGTAGAATTGACTAAAATGAAGATTATTGAATCTCATTTAGAGCCAATAGATGGAATCAAAGAATTGTTAATAGAATTAAAGAATAGAAATATTCCTGCTGCAATAGCATCATCATCACCTAAAGATTTAATTGATATAGTTGTATCAAAGTTTAAATTACAAGAATACTTTAAATATATTATAAGCGGAGAAGAAGTTAAAAGAGGGAAACCATCACCAGATATTTATATTGAAACATCAAAAAAATTGGGAATATCGCCAAAAGAATGTGTCGTTATTGAAGATTCTAGGAATGGAGTATTTGCTGCAAAAGATGCTAAAATGAATTGTATAGGATTTAAAAATATTAACTCTGGAAATCAAGATTTATCTAAAGCAGATATGATTGTTAACTCAATTCGAGATATAGATTTAAGTAATATTCTAGAAAATCATATAATTTAA
- a CDS encoding ABC transporter permease, which produces MFIKENIMLAVAGLKSNKMRALLTMLGIIIGIASVIGVVSVGNAMTSSLTSSMSSMGATNITVNVQEKSTTSTLNSLNSDNSNLKDKNNSNSKNSGSKNSNSSNSKNSNGNSPNNSGGAKSGGGAPQGGGGVPGAGAMKAASGGGMPPGGSGRQGKSSSTAKDIDLMTMEQINDLQENFSDEISSISVSESGSSGKVKNDSTYSNVSTVGTNVGYKDVKNLEMAEGRYISQNDIDGAKDVAVVSDKLVSKIFGTNVDPINQDIKVYTSNAIYTYTIVGVYKYKASGGNRTTSDENLTTDLYIPVTVTKKTATNKNYQTFQIKAKDEVNVQSFTNELSDYLSKLYAKNAKFEAQASNMESMLESMTSMMTTVAVAISAIAGISLVVGGIGVMNIMLVSVTERTREIGTRKALGAKSSHIKMQFIVESIIICSIGGILGILLGLGAGAIGSKAMGYATTVSPLVILVSFSFSMFIGVFFGYYPAKKAAELDPIEALRYE; this is translated from the coding sequence ATGTTTATAAAAGAAAATATAATGCTTGCAGTTGCGGGGCTTAAATCCAATAAAATGAGAGCGTTACTTACAATGCTTGGAATAATAATAGGGATAGCGTCAGTAATTGGTGTTGTTTCAGTAGGAAATGCAATGACCTCTTCTTTAACAAGTTCAATGTCTTCAATGGGTGCAACTAATATTACAGTTAACGTGCAAGAAAAAAGTACTACAAGTACATTAAATTCGTTGAATTCCGATAATTCGAATTTAAAGGACAAAAATAATTCGAATTCAAAAAATTCAGGTTCGAAAAATTCTAATAGTTCAAACTCGAAAAACTCAAATGGCAATTCACCAAATAATAGTGGAGGCGCAAAGTCAGGCGGTGGCGCACCACAAGGTGGGGGTGGAGTGCCAGGTGCAGGTGCAATGAAAGCAGCAAGCGGAGGAGGAATGCCTCCAGGAGGTTCAGGAAGACAAGGAAAATCAAGTAGCACTGCAAAAGATATTGACCTTATGACAATGGAACAGATAAATGATTTACAGGAAAACTTTAGTGACGAAATAAGTTCTATAAGTGTATCTGAAAGTGGTAGCTCAGGTAAAGTTAAAAATGATTCAACGTATTCTAATGTAAGCACAGTAGGGACAAATGTTGGATATAAAGATGTTAAAAATTTGGAAATGGCCGAAGGTAGATATATTTCACAAAATGATATTGATGGAGCAAAAGATGTTGCAGTAGTTTCAGATAAATTAGTATCTAAGATATTTGGAACAAATGTAGATCCCATAAATCAAGATATAAAAGTTTATACATCAAATGCAATTTACACATACACAATAGTTGGAGTATATAAATATAAGGCTTCGGGAGGAAATAGAACAACATCTGATGAAAATTTAACTACTGACCTATATATTCCTGTTACTGTAACAAAGAAGACAGCAACTAATAAAAATTACCAGACATTTCAAATAAAAGCAAAAGATGAAGTAAATGTTCAGTCATTTACTAATGAATTATCAGACTACTTATCTAAGCTTTATGCAAAAAATGCAAAGTTTGAAGCTCAAGCAAGCAATATGGAAAGTATGCTTGAATCAATGACATCAATGATGACTACAGTTGCAGTGGCTATATCTGCTATTGCAGGAATTTCGCTAGTGGTTGGCGGAATTGGAGTTATGAATATAATGCTAGTATCTGTTACAGAAAGAACAAGAGAGATAGGAACTAGAAAGGCACTTGGAGCTAAAAGCAGTCATATAAAGATGCAATTTATAGTTGAATCAATTATAATATGCTCCATTGGTGGTATTTTAGGAATATTACTTGGTTTAGGTGCAGGAGCAATTGGTTCAAAAGCTATGGGATATGCAACTACAGTATCGCCATTAGTTATTTTAGTAAGTTTTTCATTTTCAATGTTTATTGGAGTATTCTTTGGATATTATCCAGCAAAGAAAGCAGCTGAACTAGATCCTATAGAAGCACTTAGATACGAATAG
- a CDS encoding M42 family metallopeptidase, protein MELCVNKEYVLDVAKEILEFDSPTGFCFEIIDKIRDIVKELGYSFETTNKGCGIITIKGKSDEKILGLSAHVDTLGAMVRSITSDGKIKFTLLGGPIVPTLDSEYCTIRTREGKKYTGTFLSTSPAAHVFEDSSSKTRDPKNMEIRIDEEVHSKSDVQKLGICVGDFIFIDPKTTITESGFIKSRFIDDKGSVSCLMGLLELFNREKIVPKYTTKILISTYEEVGHGASYIPSDIVEMIAVDMGCIGDDLTCSEYDVSICAKDSGGPYDYNMVTKLINLAKDNELKYAVDIYPMYGSDVGAALRGGNDIRGALIGPGVHASHGMERTHYSAFENTIKLLYSYLTN, encoded by the coding sequence ATGGAATTATGTGTTAATAAAGAATACGTTTTAGATGTTGCAAAGGAGATATTAGAATTTGATAGTCCAACTGGCTTCTGCTTTGAGATAATTGATAAAATAAGAGATATAGTTAAAGAACTAGGATATAGTTTTGAAACTACCAATAAAGGTTGTGGAATAATAACTATAAAGGGTAAATCGGATGAAAAAATATTAGGATTATCTGCGCACGTAGATACGTTAGGAGCCATGGTTAGATCAATAACTTCAGATGGAAAAATAAAGTTTACCTTACTTGGAGGACCAATTGTTCCGACTTTAGACAGCGAATATTGTACAATACGAACAAGGGAAGGAAAGAAATATACAGGAACATTCTTAAGCACAAGTCCTGCAGCCCATGTTTTTGAGGATAGCTCAAGTAAAACAAGAGATCCAAAAAATATGGAAATAAGAATTGATGAAGAGGTTCATTCAAAAAGTGATGTTCAAAAGTTGGGTATTTGTGTAGGAGATTTTATATTTATTGATCCTAAAACAACAATTACTGAGAGTGGGTTTATAAAGTCAAGATTTATTGATGATAAAGGTAGTGTTTCTTGTTTAATGGGTTTATTGGAATTATTTAATAGAGAAAAAATAGTTCCTAAATATACTACCAAGATATTAATTTCAACTTATGAAGAAGTTGGACATGGAGCATCATATATACCAAGCGATATAGTTGAGATGATAGCAGTAGATATGGGATGTATTGGCGATGATTTAACTTGCAGTGAATATGATGTATCAATATGCGCCAAAGATTCAGGAGGACCATATGATTATAATATGGTAACAAAACTAATTAATCTTGCAAAGGATAATGAGCTTAAATATGCTGTAGATATTTATCCAATGTACGGCTCAGACGTAGGGGCTGCTTTAAGAGGTGGAAATGATATACGCGGAGCGTTGATAGGACCAGGCGTCCACGCATCTCATGGCATGGAAAGGACTCATTATAGTGCTTTTGAAAATACTATTAAATTATTATATTCTTACTTAACTAATTAA